ttctggaaggctttttctctctccctctccctctccctctctttttcagTTCTGAAAGCTCAAGCTTTAATTTTTTAgattatgtcccctagtcctaggctCCCCAAGTGCAGAGTTGTGAAAATTGGTCATAATGTAACCTGTATTCTGTGCAATTTGCTGAAACATCTGCAGTAACTCACATCAATCCTGCATGAGCCATGTCCATCAAGAAAGAATCCAAGAGACAAAGTACCCTCAAACTGGGGAACAGaaactgaattttacgagtgcaccGCAAATTGTGGCGGTGCACTTTGAAGTTTATGGTCCGCCCGCGTGGATCGCCCGTCACTGAGCCCCCACTATATTACAttcaggggctcattagcatcatggtgatgcacccccccccccccacaacccataTTTCATGGGGGGAGGCGGGACATCCGGTGCCATGATGGACGTTGGCTCAGCTGTGTAGCTGGTGCTGGGGCtctatttaaagtgccccagcacctgcttcctgacagctaccAAATAAAtacctcactattgaagagtggggctgctgtcaatctggcagcaaagcagaaagttctggaggaactcagcaggtctgccagcatctgtgtagagagaagcagagttaactttcaggtctgataGACAGGTAAAGACCTACAAGTCAGTCAAAACTTGTTTGACTTCCCTTATTTCTGCTGTTGATGGCTCTGAGGTGACCATGAAGAATATGGGGAAAAAGATATGAGGGTGTGAAGCTGGAACAGGTGGAGGCCCCTTGAAATTTCAGGGATCTGTTGGAGTAAATATCCTTCTTTGGCCTGAAGGTTCAAACTCCAATTTAGTAGCCACTTGCGTAAGCTGGCATGTGGGTGATCAGCCCTAAGGAGGCCACAGGACAAGAGAAGAAAAATTGGAAAGAAAAGGAATAGAGTTGAAAAAATTGCCAACACCAATGCACTTTCCACTCTTGCAACTCCTAGAGCTATTGGGTGAGGGCTGGGTTAGATTGTAGCATCTCACTTGATTGAATAAGCTGTTTGTGTAGACTTCAATGTCTATGATGATGTGCCAGTGCCTAGAATTGTACCTGAACATGCAACTGAAAAAGAAGCAGCTCAACAAAACAGCCTTTGCCACTAGCACATAGTGTGTCCAATCTGTTCTTCGTGAATGAGCTATAATTCTGCTGTATATTTGGGTGGTAGTTACCATTGGGGTGATTTTAAAACCCCAACTACAGTGATGCCCTCAAATTCATCTGCCTGCTTGAAATATTCAAGTGATTGTGTCCATATTAAGCAAAGACAGAAATAACATGTATATTGTCTGTACAACTTCAGGATGTCTCGAGGTGCTTCAcatccaattaattacttttgaagtgtagtttgtTTTTAGAGGCAAATGCAGCAACCAGTTTGTGCACCCCTAGATCCTACAGAAAGCATGGTGGCTGGGACTATTGGAGACTAATAAGGCTCTTCTTGTTTAGGAAGATTTTTCAGTCATGTTTGAATTGAACCAGTATTTCTTCTCCTATCCTCTTTTCTCTTTCCATTTTTCCTGCAATTAGAAGAAATGGTCCTGTTTATGAATAGTACTAATTTGGTTCTTTTTCAGGACAATCAAACCTCTATTACAAAATTCCAACTTGAATAAAATAGAAAGTTGTTGCTGTTGGTGAGACAGTGTATATGGTTGTGTTGATTTCCAAACATTTCAAAAAATATTTTTCTTTTCAATCCAGAGTTTTGTTTACGAATTTGCGATGTCCCAATTGattactgtttttttttctcttacaGATTGAATGCCTAGCAGTACAAAGTATGTCGTGGACAAGAAAACTCATAGGTGGAGAGGATTATTATAGAGAATCCCTGGTCTTCCTCTGCCAAAGTTCATTACATCACTAGTCTATGATCTGTTCCCTTTATTGATCTTTGATATTTATACTATGGCTTGCAAAGTGGGAACTTTCAGTTTTTCTCAAAGATTGAAATTTCTATTAATTATTGTTAGTCTTGGCTCTATTCTTACTTGGATAGTAGCTTATATTAACCAGGAGCTAGTATGGGAATTTAATCCCCAACCCCTGGGACAAAAATTATGGAAAATACAAAAATTGACTGAAGATCAGATGGTGTCAACAGGTCTATGTTGCCCACGACTGGTGTCGCCAACTCCAACAAGTCTTCCATTGTGTCCTTTACTATCACCATACCTACGTAAGTAAAGGGAAATTTTCATTTAACATGTAGAATCTGGGTTAAGGAGGAAGGATTTGCAGCCATTGTTAATTGTCTGGTAATTGTACTCAAGTGATGGTCGTTAACTGCAGATTGACTTGGTCCACTACATATAGGAGCAAACTGAAACTGTGATCGTTGGATTAGGAGGTGCATGTGTATGACATGTGTCTCTGTTAATAAACGTTTGTAACTGTAAAGATTAGGCTCCACATTTATCCTTTACTGCctgactttctggaatagaacaaccATATCTGAGTTACTACTGTGAACTGGTTTAGAAGTTTGCAGACTTTAAACTAAAATGTTCACTCATTTATAGTGATGGCTATTGTTAAATATTTAATATCCTCAATGCAGAATAAGATCAAAGATAGTCACCAAAGCAAACTTCATTTTTCTCCCCATGGTAAGGTTGAAGCATTAAGTTCATTTTGCCAGAAATGGTTAGTAATTGGGGCACATAGATTGCCATTATTTTTAAAGaaagctttgcatttatatagcacctttcatgacctcaggacatgccaaagtgcTTCAAAGTCAATAAATTACTTTTATGTTGTAGTCCccattgtaatgtgggaaatgcggtGCCAAATTGTGCACACCAATTCCCCAAAAACGGCAATGTGACAAGACCACATCTTCTTCTGTTTTATGATGGATGAATAATAAATTGGATATATCATGCTAACTAACTATTTGAAGGGTATACTgtttgttttaatgatgttggttgagtgataagtattgacaggacactggggagaactcccctgctcttcttcaagatagcgccatggaatcttttgcataCATCTGACAGGGCATCagaggtttaacgtctcatccaaaagactgcacctctgatagTATAGCATTCTCACAGTGCTGCGATGGagtatcaacctagatttttgtgctccagtctctggcaTGTGACAGGagtccacaactttctgactctgaAGCAAGTGTTTTACCCACAGAACCACAGCTGGTGCCATGAAagatgaggggtgatctaattgaggtgtttaaaaataaataaataaaaggttttgttagagtagatgctgagaagctaTTTCCTTTGGTGCGTGAATCCAGAACAAAGGACCACAATTCTAAAATTGGAGCCAGGTCATTTGAGAGTGAAACCAGCAAACGCTTCTCCACACGAGGTAGCAGAAATCTGGAGTTCTCTCCTTCcacaaggctgtggatgctgggttaattgaaattttcaagaccaaGATCgacatttttattaggtaagggtatcgaggaatatggatcaaaggtgggtatGTGAATTTGAGGTACAGAGCAGCCATTATCTAATTGGAAGAGGTTCCAGGTGCCGAATGGTCTATTCTTTTCCTATGTAAATTCCTGTCCGTTCTGATTATTCAAACCAGCTTCAGGTAAACTGGCTACAGAAATTCTAAGTCTTGGCATTGAGGGAAAAATAAATCAGATGCTTTTGAATTTATTTTGAGGTTTACGAGGCTAAACGTTTGATCTTCCAAGTGTGTCATATTAAGCAAAATTGAGGACAATCACTGTGTGATTTATTAACATGGACTATTAAATAAGAGCAGAGATGGTTACTAACATTATAAACAAAATAATTTATTTTCCTGTCTTCCATCCAATCTCAATTCTCTTTATAGGTAGTGCAACCACGTTAAAATTTGATAAACAACTCACCTTGGACCAGGTTCAGACAAACAATCCAAAAGTACGAGAAGGGAGATATAGGCCCCAAGAATGCCACGCTCTTCAACGTGTTGCTATACTGATTCCATATAGGAACCGGGAAAGACACCTCATATATCTACTTGAGCATCTACATCCGTTTCTACAGCGGCAGCTACTGGATTATGGGATATATGTCATTAATCAGGTACTTGATTAATAAGAGTACAGAGAAAGCAGAACTTTGATCATCCCCTTAGATTTGTACATCAATTTAATCTAAATATTTTATCATAATATAATTACCCCCTGGCTGGACACTGGTGGGTTTATTGCTTTTGTTGATAGATTAGTTTCTAACTAAAACTGAGTTTGTCTTACTAGAGACAAATTATATCTGGACTTCCTAGTTTTTCTTAGTTACTTTCCCTTTCTCTTGTGTATTTTGGAAATGAGGTGCATCTGCATTTGTGCTCCTTCCCATCCATCTCTTCTATTTCTCTGCCCTTTTTTGTTTTGGCTGTAGGCTACTCTGCTTCTCATTCATGTTTTTGCCCCTCAGTCATATTCTCACGTGTGAGACTCCTTTTTCTCTCAAAAGATCTCTTGTCATTATCGTCGTCGTCTCTCTGTCAATGCCAGCTTTGTTCTGTTGCTCTCTCACAGACCCTTACCTTCAGGAAGATCCACTAGTAGCATATCTATGGATCTCGGCATACCAACCTGCCAGTCACTAAGAGACAATTACCTCATTCTAATTGTTTTCCACAGTTACAACTGGAAGTTCTATTATGAACAACGAAAGTTCTGAAGATGAGTTCTTCATGAGAACTTTACCAGTTTTGTAATGATGAGGGTTCATTTGTATATAATTGAAGGTGATGTAAAAATGTAACCATTCAGAAGTGAAGTATATAATAGTGTTCTGAACTGTATTATCTCATGCTGCTCAAATTCACCTTTTTATAAATCACATAAACTTCAGTGAGTACTGTCTAGGCAGTCTGATATCAATCTAGGAAAACTGAAAAGAAGTAAAAAGCATGCTGATACTCAGTCAGAAAATAAGCTTTATACATTTAAATTTACTTTTCCTGAAGTAACCCTGCTGACTGAAGCCTTTTACTCCATCAGGCTGGTAATGGTATGTTTAATCGAGCCAAGCTGTTGAATGTGGGCTTCCTGGAAGCACTGAAGGAACGCAAGTGGGACTGTTTCATTTTCCATGATGTTGATCTTGTACCAGAGAATGATTTCAATCTGTACCTCTGTGATCATGAACCAAAACACCTTGTTGTAGGCCGGAATGTTACTGGATACAAGTAGGTGCCATTATTGAATCTGATTTTGACACAAATCGGAGGTTGAAGGGAAGACTAAATAAATGGCAATCATTGCTATATTGCATAATAGAATCTCAGTTAGCAAGTGTGCTGTTTTGGAGAAACTTATTTAAAAGGCCGAGGCCCATTTTGCAGGACAGCGCTAAGGTTTTTAAGAGCATGGTTTTTCAAACAAGGTAATGAAGTTGTAAATGGTCAGATAACTGAAAACTGAGTGTGGCAATGGCCTCTGCTGTTAAATGTGACAACATACACAGCTGAACTAGTGAAACAATGTTTTCAGAAACGTTGACCTTGAATTTCTGAACAGCTGCTAGCATCTGTTATTAACTTTGTGTGTGAAGTGTACTTCAGATGAACAGTAGTTTCACTGCACTTCTGGCAAAGTTATGGCAGTGAAAGTCCTAGGTCATTAACTTTCCATATTCAATAGGAAATTGCTTATCTTGGTTAGGTCATGAAATCCACTAGAGTGTGTTGGAGGAAAGAAAGGAACAATTGGAAATGGATCAACCAGGCGAGGCTATGATAGCATCCTTGGATCCAAAGCAGACTATTCAGCCCTCctggaatgagagtgggaggaagGACTGACTAAAGCTTTGATTTTAATGCTAGGCATGTTTGGGGTGGGAGGAATCCCTCATGGACTTCTTGGCACAAGGCCACGACTATATTAACTCTGTGGCCTTATTTGATTAAAACTGCCAGGTTGCTCTCCATGTTGGTGCAAATTCAGCAGCCTGATAAACTTGGACTGCAGGGTCCACCATTCAAAGAGTATCTAAAGCACGGCCACACCACCTAAAGCAAGTATCCCTGTTTTCACTTGTAGCCTCTTCAGCTCAGTAAGTGTTCTTTCCAGGAGCTTAACTTGATCTCTATCTGAGAGAGATTAGCAGAAGGGCTGCTCCCTGCTTCTCCAGTGCCTCCCTTCATTCAGGTAAGGACATTGAGAGACGTCCTCTTTGTCTAACTTTATCGTCCCTCCCGCCCCCGCACAAAATCAGCTGTCTGGACAGTGGTTAATgccagaagttcaatgacctcgagCAGGAAGGGAGAGTACACCTCTTCATCTCTCAGCAACACTCCTTTCTCACCTTCCTCTCCATCACATTCTTCAACTTTCAGCATGCCTTCCCCTCTCACTCTTCCCCATGCCCCAGcggttggaagttagcaaatgtaacaccactattcaagaaaggagggtgagAAAAAATGGGGAacaacagaccagttagcctgacatcagtcactgggaaagtgctggaatctattattaaagatgttgcaataatgtacttagaaaagcatagtataatcaggcaaagtcaacatgattttatgaaagggaaatcctgtttgaaaaatgtattagagctttttgaggatgtaacaagtaggatagataaagtggacccagtagatgtagtatacctggatttgcaaaaggcattcaataatgtGTCTCACAAAAGGCTCatccacaagataagggctcatggagttgggggtaatttattagcatggatggaggattggttaatggacaggaagcagagagtagggataaacggggcattttcaagttagcaggctgtgacaagtagagtgccgcaaggatcagtactggggcctcagctatttataatctatattaatgacttaggagaagagacagagaataatgtatctaagttttcacaaaggtaggtgggaatgcaagctgtgaggagaacccagagaggctgcaaagagatatagccaggttaagtgagtgggtaaaaaggtggcagatgagtataatgtgagagtgtgaggttattcactttcttcataagaatagaagagcagaatattaaaaggggtgaaacttgtaaatgttgatgtcagAGAGACTGGAGagtgctcatacaaggaacacagaaaactagcatgtaggtacagcaagcaaaaaGGCAAATAGCATATTGActgttattgcaaggggattggagtacaagtatAAGAAAGTAATGttataattgtacagggctttggtccgagcacacctggagtactgggctGAATTTGTGACCACGGCGGGGTTCCTGGCGCCGGGCCAAGAAAGGTGGAGGGCATCCTGCCTCTGCCAGCTGGGGCCCCCTTGGACCGATTCTATggcgccaggccaattaacagcccagcgcTGGGAACCCGCCTCcaagtgctgctggccaatcacagggccagcagctcagcagtattggcagcgccactgggagcggtggccactgctggtactgcaagaggccttggacccaggcccagtgctggaatctGGATCCAAGGTGAGTGAGGTGGGGTCCCCGGGCTAGACCGGTAGGCCCTGGCTGGTGGGTGAGCTGGAGAGGAGGGTGGGAGTTTAGTACAGGGGAAGAGGGGTATACGGAGATAGACTTTTTCCtggtgggggccctccgtgggccacagattgcccatgaagaggtccccacctccccccaagcccgcagggaggtcgcTTTGTTATACTGAGCAACCTACCCGCGTGGTggagccccccaccaccccccgcccagccaCTGGTTAAATTGCGGCGGCAGAAtgaagaggcccttaagaggcctcacttggcctctgggcaggaaggccatcatcggcctatcccgttCCCGACAAAATCGCTTTGCGAAGGTCCTCGTCCCACCCTCCTGTCACAATTCTGTGGGACTCCCTGCCTCCGAACCTGTCTCGTGGGGGGCCCAAAAAATTACCCTCACTGTGTGTAGCTTTGGTCTCcatgtttaaggaaggatatacagccaacaaaatcggaactcagtgatgccattgattctctagccagcggaaaagcccctgggaatgacgcattacctctgaaataatcaagagtgccaagcctgctatactctcagcactacatgaactgctatgcctgtgctgggacgagggagcagtacctcaggacatgcgcgatgccaatatcatcaccctctataaaaacaaaggtgaccgcggtgactgcaacaactaccgtggaatctccctgctcagcatagtggggaaagtctttgctcaagtcgctctaaacaggctccagaagctggccgagcgtgtttaccctgaggcacagtgtggctttcgtgcagagggatcgaccgttgacatgctgttctcccttcgtcagatactggagaaatgccgcgaacaacagatgcccctctacattgctttcattgatctcgtcagcagacgtggtctcttcagactactagaaaagattagatgtccaccaaagctactaagtatcatcacctcattccatgacaatatgaaaggcacaattcaacatggcagctcctcatcagacccctttcctatcctgagtggcgtgaaatagggctgtgttgtcgcacccacactttttgggattttcttctccctgctgctttcacatgcgttcaagtcttcagaagaaggaattttcctccacacaagatcagggggcaggttgttcaaccttgcccgtctaagagcgaagtccaaagtacggaaagtcctcatcagggaactcctctttgctgacgatgctgctttaacatctcacactgaagagtgcctgcagagtctcatcgacaggtttgcggctgcctgcaatgaatttggcctaaccatcagcctcaagaaaacaaacatcatggggcaggacgtcagaaatgctccatccatcaatattggcgaccacgttctggaagtggttcaagagttcacctacctatcaccagtaacctgtctctcgatgcagaaatcaacaagcgcatgggaaaggcttccactgctgtgtccagactggccaagagagagtgtgggaaatggcgcactgacacggaacacaaaagtccgagcgtatcaagcctgtgtcctcactactttgctctttggcagcgaggcctggacaacgtatgtcagccaagagagacgtctcaattcattccatcttcgctgcctccggagaatacttggcatcaggtggcaggaccgtatctgcaacacagaagtcctcgaggcggccaacatccccagcatatacaccctactgagtcagcggcgcttgagatggcttggccatgtgagccgcatggaagatggcaggatccccaaggacacattgtacagcgagctcgccactggtatcagacccactggccgtccatgtctccgctttaaagatgtctgcaaacgtgacatgaagtcctgtgacattgatcacaagtcgtgggagtcagttgccagcgttcgccagagctggcgggcagccataaaggcggggctaaagtgtggcgagtcgaagagatttagcagttggcaggaaaaaagacagaagcgcaaggggagagccaactgtgtaacagccccgacaaacatatttttctgcagcacctgtggaagagcctgtcactctagaattggcttgtatagccactccaggcgctgctccacaaaccactgaccacctccaggtgcttacccattgtctctcgagataaggaggccaaagaagagaagaagatacTTGCAATGCAGACAGTAcatcaaaggttcactagattggtccctgggatgagaggctgagtaaattgggcctatgttcttaggagtttagaagaattcgagtgatctcattgaaacatacaaaattctgaaagggcttcacagggtagattCTGAGACGTTGTTTTCTGTTGGCTGGgagtctaaaacacgggggcacagtctgacGATAAAggaatgatcatttaggactgagatgaggggaaatgtcttcattcaaaggtttgtgaatatttggaattctctaccccagagggttatggatgttccatcgttgaagttgtttaaggctgggatagatagatttttggtcgccAAGGGAATCTAGGAATATGGGAAGCggctgggaaaatggagttgaagcccaagatcagctatgatactgaaaggcggggcaggctcgacaggccctgtggtctactccagctcctgtcACTTATACCCCGCCCTGCCACCCGCCCcatgctctgcccctctctcttccccatcccTCGCTCGATCCTTTTTTTCTTCTTCCCCCACCCCAATGCTACTGCTTTTTTTACATCTCGCATgcttccctttacattcatcacacTTGCCTCAGGCCATTTTGCTGCATCTCCACTTCTTCACAGTCACTGTTTGCACAAGCCCCACACGTCTCCAGTTACCTTTTCAACAATGTTCActgactctccccctctctttctggtGGACAAATTAGTTCACCGAGCAATGATGATGAATAAGAGCATGAGAGGGGCTCCAGCCATCACTGCCGTCATTGTAACATTACCATGGGGGAAGGCCAAGCAGGCAGCTTACCACAGCAAGACATCACCTGTAATATTTCATTCATCTCAGTAAAGCGCAGGCTTCACTACCTCAAGCAGTATTCTCAGGCCTGTCACTTGCTAATTTCCAATCTCTATCTGCCATCCTGACTTGTCCCTTTTCTCTCTCTTGTACGCTCTCGTGTCAGCAAGAAGCTTTTCTAGAAACGCCTGAATAGGGACATTCTGTTCAGGATGCATCGTCGAGCTCTCAATGCCTCCCAGTCACAGTTCATACGCTGGCATTCATTTGTGTTTGATAATCAGAGAGGGGTCTGCATAGGGAGAGATCTAACACCAGTGTTTAGCAACTGGGTGGAAGGGATAGCCCAGGAGAGAGCTTGCTAGAGCACGAGGCCCTCCCTCTCCACTCTGAACAGGAGGATACTGATGAGGCATACGGGGGCTCAACCATGCAAAGAAAAGTGCAGACATCACTGAGTTACATAATGCCTGCCAAGGAGTTTCAGCACCATGGCTGGGAGTATGGAGGAGGTCACTTCTGGTCGAATGTAGTGTCATCTCGGTTGGCATAAGCACTTTCCAGTTCACCGTTGAGTGTGTGGTCAGCTCGAGGGGCCAATGTAATCGGACTCTCACAGCAGGAGTTGGCCTGCATGCTTTTCAGCTTTGGTGGAAGCTCAGACAATTAGTACCTAAACACTGCACTCTACCTTGGACAGACACATGTCTACCTTGGATAGATTGTTGGATCAAGTAAATAGAAGCTTTGAAGGTGCCACTCAACTTCTGCAGTTTGCTCTACCACAGATGAATGGAAGTGATGAACTCCAGTCTCTCAGGTGTGGCAGTGTTAAACTGTCTCGGGATGTCAGCATGTCTGATCATTCACCAATCCCTCAACCAGTATCCGTGCTGATGTCAGCTGGGCCACGCTCCTGATAGTAGCCATGGTGCAGCAGCCTGCAACCAGATTTTCACAGACTCGAGAACCTGAACTCACTGGCCACGAGCATCTGAAGGGTTCTGATGCAAGCAGCAGACTTCCACTCCCATTGTTCAGGCCACTAGGGGTGCACCTCATGGGAATATAAGAGTTAGGAAACTTTTCTCTTTAATAAAAGCACTATGGATTGAGCACTTGGGTGAGAAATGAATTCATGGCGCTTGGTGTAAAATTAGTCACTTTTATTGCATATGCACTTTGGCCAACATTGGATATATTCCTGCAGGTTTCTTCGTGATGTGGTCATGTGacattttaaaaaaatgtacaACACTGGGACTTGCAAACTTTGTTCGTTTTGTTTGACATTTCCAATGGGGAAATGTTCAACTGGAGTGCCCTGGTGGTGCACCGATTTAAGCAGTAAATCACACCCAGGATGTGGCAGAAGCCAGCCACTGCTGCAAATACCCACAGTTTCTCCTGTTGATTGAGGTAATTGAGGAAGATGGTATACTGCTGATCCCTGGCGATCAGGGCATTAGTGCCCTGCTAAATATAGCTGTTTACTGCACACCTGCGAGCTGCGGGTGATGTCCCTTGTAGCAGGTTGGAAAGAGACAATGGGAAAAACTGTGGTGACTTTGAGAGCCACTGGTAATGTGTAGTCCTGTGGTCCGGCAGGCATCCAGGAGGCTGCAGAGGTCTACGATAGCCTGTGTGGAGAATTGCAGCCTTCAGAGGCATTGCTCTTCAGATAGATCCAAGCTACTGACTCTTGGTCTATATACCCTGTGTGGTGAATAGAGGC
The genomic region above belongs to Heterodontus francisci isolate sHetFra1 chromosome 10, sHetFra1.hap1, whole genome shotgun sequence and contains:
- the b4galt4 gene encoding beta-1,4-galactosyltransferase 4, encoding MACKVGTFSFSQRLKFLLIIVSLGSILTWIVAYINQELVWEFNPQPLGQKLWKIQKLTEDQMVSTGLCCPRLVSPTPTSLPLCPLLSPYLRSATTLKFDKQLTLDQVQTNNPKVREGRYRPQECHALQRVAILIPYRNRERHLIYLLEHLHPFLQRQLLDYGIYVINQAGNGMFNRAKLLNVGFLEALKERKWDCFIFHDVDLVPENDFNLYLCDHEPKHLVVGRNVTGYKLRYKGYFGGATAMTENQFTRVNGFSNRYWGWGGEDDDLRIRVELQKMKIVRPSPEVARYTMTFHTRDQGNEINRERMILLKQVRQVWSKDGLNSCVYNVLTLEHKPLYINITVDIGDPQHNPEVAT